A single genomic interval of Gossypium raimondii isolate GPD5lz chromosome 11, ASM2569854v1, whole genome shotgun sequence harbors:
- the LOC105803979 gene encoding probable indole-3-acetic acid-amido synthetase GH3.1, whose translation MISPSSLIMAVDSTLSSAVGASVSEKDAKALQFIEEMTKNVDSVQERILGEILSRNADTEYLKRFQLNGATDRDTFKSKVPVVTYEDLQPEIQRIANGDKSPILSSHPISEFLTSSGTSAGERKLMPTIHEELNRRQLLYSLLMPVMNLYVPGLDKGKGLYFLFIKAETKTPGGLLARPVLTSYYKSDHFKSRPYDPFNVYTSPNETILCPDSIQSMYAQMLCGLIMREEVLRVGAVFASGLLKAVRFLQVNWKQFAHDIETGTLNPKVTDPSVRECMSKILKPNPELAAFITKECSEENWECIITRIWPNTKYLDVIVTGAMAQYIPTLEYYSGGLPMACTMYASSECYFGLNLKPMCKPSEVSYTIMPNMAYFEFLPHDDSSAQDSSRDSPPRLVDLADLEVGKEYELIVTTYAGLCRYRVGDILRVTGFHNAAPQFRFIRRKNVLLSIDFDKTDESELQQAIENASVLLKEFNTSVVEYTSYADTKQIPGHYVIYWELFVKDAANAPTDEVLSQCCFQMEESLNVVYRQCRVADSIGPLEIRVVKNGTFEELMDYAISRGASINQYKVPRCVSFTPIMELLDSRVVSKHFSPALPHWTPERRR comes from the exons atgaTATCTCCATCATCATTGATCATGGCTGTTGATTCAACTCTCTCCTCCGCAGTTGGTGCCTCCGTTAGTGAGAAAGACGCCAAAGCTCTTCAGTTCATTGAAGAGATGACAAAGAATGTTGATTCTGTTCAAGAGAGGATTTTAGGTGAGATCTTAAGTCGAAATGCCGACACTGAGTACCTCAAACGCTTCCAGCTCAATGGAGCTACGGACCGAGACACATTCAAGTCCAAAGTCCCTGTTGTCACTTACGAGGATCTTCAGCCTGAAATCCAACGTATCGCCAATGGTGACAAGTCTCCCATCTTATCTTCTCACCCCATTTCAGAGTTTCTGACCAG TTCTGGGACTTCAGCTGGAGAAAGGAAGCTGATGCCAACAATTCATGAAGAGTTGAATCGTCGGCAACTCTTGTATAGTCTTCTCATGCCTGTAATGAATCT TTACGTGCCGGGATTGGACAAAGGGAAGGgtctttatttcttgtttatAAAAGCTGAAACAAAGACCCCTGGAGGGCTTCTGGCACGCCCTGTTCTTACCAGCTACTACAAAAGCGACCACTTTAAGAGCAGACCATATGATCCTTTCAATGTTTACACCAGCCCCAACGAGACCATTCTTTGCCCCGACTCGATCCAGAGCATGTACGCCCAGATGCTCTGCGGCTTGATCATGAGGGAAGAGGTCCTTCGTGTTGGTGCCGTCTTCGCTTCTGGCCTGCTCAAGGCCGTTCGTTTCCTGCAAGTCAACTGGAAACAATTTGCTCATGACATCGAAACCGGaactttaaaccctaaagtCACTGATCCTTCAGTTCGTGAATGTATGAGCAAAATCTTGAAACCTAACCCAGAACTTGCTGCTTTCATTACCAAGGAATGCTCAGAGGAGAACTGGGAATGCATCATCACTAGAATTTGGCCCAACACAAAGTACCTTGATGTGATCGTAACTGGAGCTATGGCTCAATATATTCCCACCCTTGAATATTACAGTGGTGGCTTGCCGATGGCTTGCACCATGTATGCATCCTCAGAGTGTTATTTTGGTCTTAACCTCAAGCCAATGTGCAAACCATCCGAGGTTTCATATACTATCATGCCAAACATGGCCTATTTTGAGTTCTTGCCTCATGATGACTCGTCCGCTCAAGATTCATCTCGTGACTCACCCCCACGCCTCGTTGACCTCGCCGATCTAGAAGTTGGGAAAGAATATGAACTCATTGTCACTACTTATGCCGGGTTGTGCCGTTACAGAGTCGGCGATATCCTCCGAGTCACCGGTTTCCACAACGCGGCCCCGCAATTCCGTTTCATTAGGAGGAAGAACGTGTTGCTGAGCATCGATTTCGACAAAACCGACGAGTCCGAGTTGCAACAGGCCATCGAAAACGCTTCCGTCTTGCTAAAGGAATTCAACACCAGCGTTGTTGAGTACACGAGCTACGCGGACACCAAACAAATACCAGGTCACTACGTTATCTACTGGGAATTATTCGTAAAAGACGCTGCTAATGCCCCAACGGACGAAGTTTTGAGCCAGTGCTGCTTTCAAATGGAGGAATCATTGAACGTAGTGTACCGTCAGTGCCGAGTTGCAGACTCAATCGGCCCACTGGAGATAAGAGTAGTGAAGAACGGCACATTCGAGGAGTTAATGGACTATGCAATTTCAAGGGGTGCTTCCATTAATCAATACAAAGTTCCAAGATGTGTCAGCTTCACTCCAATCATGGAACTTCTCGACTCAAGGGTGGTTTCAAAGCATTTCAGTCCAGCTTTACCACACTGGACCCCAGAACGCCGTCGTTGA